In a genomic window of Bacteroidetes bacterium SB0662_bin_6:
- a CDS encoding nitroreductase, with amino-acid sequence MTFTVAQSDAVAGAIRNRRTIHHFEPVPAPPEEEMLAAIDLARWAPNHHLTEPWRFYLIGPETARKISRLNADMYGQSRGEQAGAAKYARWLGIPGWVIVTCLRSDDEIRQREDYAACCCALQNVQLYLWTRGIGVKWTTGPVTRTEQFFEIAGIDPEQEMLVGLVWYGFAAEVPCIQRKPVRDILRRRP; translated from the coding sequence ATGACATTCACGGTTGCACAGTCGGATGCGGTGGCCGGCGCTATCCGGAATCGCCGCACCATACATCATTTCGAACCGGTTCCTGCGCCTCCGGAAGAGGAGATGCTGGCGGCGATCGATCTTGCGCGGTGGGCGCCTAATCATCATCTTACCGAGCCGTGGCGGTTCTATCTGATCGGCCCGGAAACCGCCCGGAAAATTTCCCGCCTGAATGCGGATATGTATGGACAGTCACGGGGCGAGCAGGCCGGCGCCGCAAAGTATGCACGGTGGCTTGGCATTCCGGGATGGGTGATTGTAACCTGCCTGCGTTCCGACGATGAAATCCGGCAGCGCGAGGATTATGCAGCGTGTTGCTGTGCTCTTCAAAACGTGCAACTGTATCTCTGGACCCGTGGCATCGGGGTCAAGTGGACGACTGGCCCGGTCACCCGGACGGAGCAATTTTTTGAGATTGCCGGGATCGACCCGGAGCAGGAGATGCTGGTCGGGTTGGTATGGTACGGTTTTGCTGCGGAAGTACCGTGCATACAACGCAAACCCGTCCGGGATATTTTACGCCGGCGCCCCTGA
- the thrS gene encoding threonine--tRNA ligase — MPADHIAITLPDGSVHDRETGVTGYELAGSISAGLARQALAVRVNGEVWDLTRPIDRDAGIEILTWNDPEGQLTFRHSTAHLMAEALESLFPGVKFGIGPPIEQGFYYDVDTGDHKIGTEDLERIEERMRELAARDAAYERRDISKKDAIQYFRDKGDEYKLELLEDLEDGTITFYRQGDFVDLCRGPHIPSTGRIKYVKLLHIAGAYWRGDERRPQLTRIYGVSFPKKSMLDEHLERLALAAQRDHRKLGRELGLFTFDRQVGSGLPMWLPRGAVLRETLIDFLKKEQLARGYEPVVTPHIGRLELYKTSGHYPYYRESQFPPMLDENDTEEGFLLKPMNCPHHIRIYANRLHSYRDLPVRYAEFGTVYRYEQSGELGGLTRVRGFTQDDAHIFCTDEQVKDEFKNVIDLTLTILGALEFTDFTVQISLHDPADREKYQGDAARWEEAERAIREAVRETGLDAVEKVGEAAFYGPKLDFMVQDALGREWQLGTVQLDYNLPERFDLSYIGADDKKHRPAMIHRAPFGSLERFIGVLIEHCGGNFPLWLAPVQVMVIPISENQREYAEEVAARLREHDIRVEVDHRNEKAGYKIRSAEVNKTPVMLITGAREQEKGTVSVRRHGQGEQDTISVEDCVTRMANEIAEGKKRL, encoded by the coding sequence ATGCCCGCCGACCACATCGCCATCACGCTCCCCGACGGTTCCGTCCATGACCGCGAAACCGGGGTCACGGGATACGAACTCGCCGGCAGCATCTCGGCAGGCCTCGCCAGACAGGCACTGGCTGTACGAGTCAATGGAGAAGTATGGGATCTGACCCGGCCCATTGACCGGGATGCAGGCATCGAGATTCTGACCTGGAACGACCCGGAGGGTCAGTTGACCTTCCGGCATTCCACGGCGCACCTTATGGCCGAAGCACTCGAAAGCCTGTTCCCGGGGGTGAAATTCGGCATCGGACCGCCTATCGAACAGGGCTTCTACTATGATGTGGATACCGGCGACCACAAAATCGGCACGGAAGATCTGGAACGCATCGAGGAGCGGATGCGGGAATTGGCCGCACGCGACGCAGCGTACGAACGAAGGGACATCTCGAAGAAAGACGCGATCCAGTATTTCCGGGACAAGGGCGACGAATACAAGCTGGAACTGCTCGAAGACCTGGAGGACGGCACCATCACATTCTACCGGCAGGGCGACTTCGTCGATCTGTGCAGGGGGCCCCATATTCCCTCCACGGGCCGTATCAAATATGTCAAGCTGCTCCACATCGCCGGGGCCTACTGGCGCGGGGACGAACGACGCCCTCAACTGACGCGCATCTACGGCGTCAGCTTCCCGAAAAAGAGTATGCTCGACGAGCATCTCGAACGGCTTGCCCTTGCGGCGCAGCGTGACCACCGCAAGCTGGGCAGGGAACTGGGGCTTTTTACCTTCGACAGGCAGGTGGGCTCCGGGTTGCCGATGTGGCTGCCCCGAGGCGCGGTGCTGCGGGAAACGCTCATCGATTTTCTGAAAAAAGAGCAGCTCGCACGAGGGTATGAACCTGTGGTTACGCCGCACATCGGACGCCTCGAACTGTACAAAACGAGCGGGCATTATCCCTACTACCGGGAAAGTCAATTCCCGCCGATGCTGGACGAAAACGACACCGAAGAGGGGTTCCTGCTGAAACCCATGAACTGTCCGCATCACATCCGTATCTACGCAAACCGGCTGCACTCCTACCGGGATCTGCCGGTGCGCTATGCAGAGTTCGGCACCGTCTACCGGTACGAACAATCCGGTGAACTGGGTGGATTGACCCGTGTGCGCGGGTTCACACAGGACGATGCCCACATCTTCTGCACCGACGAACAGGTGAAGGACGAGTTCAAGAACGTGATCGACCTGACGCTGACCATATTGGGAGCACTGGAGTTCACCGATTTCACTGTGCAGATTTCCCTGCACGACCCGGCGGACCGCGAAAAATACCAGGGCGATGCCGCGCGTTGGGAAGAAGCCGAACGGGCTATACGCGAGGCGGTCCGGGAAACGGGGCTGGATGCGGTCGAAAAAGTCGGGGAGGCCGCCTTCTACGGCCCCAAGCTCGATTTCATGGTTCAGGACGCGCTGGGACGCGAATGGCAATTGGGCACGGTACAACTGGACTACAACCTGCCGGAACGGTTCGACCTTTCCTATATCGGGGCGGACGACAAAAAACACCGGCCGGCGATGATCCACCGGGCGCCGTTCGGTTCGCTGGAGCGATTCATCGGGGTGCTGATAGAACACTGCGGCGGTAACTTCCCGCTGTGGCTGGCGCCCGTGCAGGTCATGGTCATTCCGATTTCCGAAAATCAGCGCGAATACGCCGAGGAAGTCGCTGCACGACTGCGTGAACACGATATCCGCGTGGAGGTGGACCACCGCAACGAGAAAGCGGGGTACAAGATACGCAGCGCCGAGGTGAACAAAACACCCGTCATGCTCATCACCGGCGCACGCGAACAGGAAAAGGGCACGGTCTCGGTACGGCGGCATGGCCAGGGAGAACAGGATACCATATCCGTCGAGGATTGCGTAACGCGGATGGCGAACGAAATCGCCGAGGGGAAAAAGCGTTTATAG
- a CDS encoding translation initiation factor IF-3, giving the protein MHPQKRHRTIARKVRINEDIQANRVRVVDPGGEHHVVYIDEALERARAHRMDLVEIAPSADPPVCKIVDYGKFRYEQQKKGKEQRKKSQTIQLKEVRFRPHTDTHDFEFKTRHARSFLQSGNKVKAWVQFRGRDIIYKEQGMALLQRFIEDLQDVARIDQPPRMEGRRMTTILTPDKK; this is encoded by the coding sequence ATTCATCCACAAAAAAGACACAGAACCATCGCTCGTAAAGTACGCATCAACGAAGATATCCAGGCCAATAGGGTTCGGGTTGTAGATCCCGGCGGAGAACACCATGTAGTCTATATCGACGAGGCCTTAGAGCGGGCCCGCGCACACAGAATGGACCTGGTCGAGATTGCGCCATCGGCCGATCCTCCGGTTTGCAAGATTGTCGACTACGGAAAATTCCGTTATGAACAACAGAAAAAAGGGAAGGAGCAGCGCAAAAAATCGCAAACTATCCAGTTGAAAGAGGTCCGTTTCCGCCCCCACACCGACACGCACGACTTTGAATTCAAAACGCGCCATGCCCGCAGCTTTCTGCAAAGCGGGAACAAGGTCAAGGCATGGGTACAGTTTCGCGGCCGGGATATCATCTACAAGGAGCAGGGCATGGCTCTGTTGCAACGATTTATCGAGGATTTGCAGGATGTGGCGCGGATCGATCAGCCGCCCCGCATGGAAGGACGCCGTATGACCACGATTCTGACTCCGGACAAAAAGTAG
- the rpmI gene encoding 50S ribosomal protein L35 — protein sequence MPKMKSNSGARKRFKVTASGKLARKKAYKSHILTKKSAKRKRGLRESTLVDKTDTPRMQRLIQS from the coding sequence ATGCCCAAGATGAAATCAAATAGCGGCGCCCGGAAACGTTTCAAGGTGACCGCAAGCGGGAAGCTGGCTCGGAAAAAGGCCTATAAAAGCCACATCCTGACCAAGAAATCGGCCAAACGCAAGCGCGGCCTGCGTGAAAGTACGCTCGTCGACAAAACCGACACGCCACGGATGCAACGGCTTATTCAATCCTGA
- the rplT gene encoding 50S ribosomal protein L20 encodes MPRTAHSVASRRRRKKILRMAKGYRGARSKIYTVAKHSVEKALTYAYRDRRQRKRVFRRLWIARINAAARLNDTTYSRLMGGLRKAGIDLNRKVLADMAVHDPETFQRITQHIAGK; translated from the coding sequence ATGCCACGTACCGCTCACAGCGTAGCGTCGAGACGGCGCCGCAAAAAAATACTCCGGATGGCCAAAGGCTATCGCGGCGCGCGTTCGAAAATTTATACCGTTGCAAAGCATTCCGTCGAGAAAGCTTTGACGTATGCCTATCGGGATCGCCGGCAGCGCAAGCGCGTGTTTCGGCGCCTCTGGATTGCGCGCATCAATGCCGCGGCGCGCCTGAACGATACCACCTATTCCCGTCTCATGGGAGGACTGCGGAAAGCAGGCATTGATCTGAACAGAAAGGTGCTCGCGGATATGGCCGTCCACGATCCGGAAACGTTCCAGCGTATTACGCAGCATATCGCCGGCAAATAA
- the pheS gene encoding phenylalanine--tRNA ligase subunit alpha, producing MPDDILKDIESEIIDSKEAAEAFRVKYLGRKSGKITGMLKRIPEAPPQERRELGRRINEIKKRAEERLASFEADLHKPGATGSQTSIDLTLPGRFPAPPGSVHPLTHTLNEIARVFEGFGFSIATGPEIETEWHNFTALNFPSNHPARDMQDTFYLEPDRVLLRTHTSPVQIRTLLTGQPPVRVIVPGRVYRNEAVSYKSYCLFHQVEGLYVDEGVTFADLKQVLRLFVQALFGADARMRFRPSFFPFTEPSAEVDIWWADEASPENGRWLEILGCGMVDPNVFDAVDLDPERWTGYAFGMGIERIAMLRYGIRDIRRFYENDIRFLEQF from the coding sequence ATGCCCGACGACATCCTGAAAGATATCGAGTCGGAGATCATTGACTCGAAGGAGGCTGCCGAGGCGTTCCGGGTCAAATACCTGGGAAGGAAAAGCGGAAAAATCACCGGAATGCTCAAGCGGATTCCGGAGGCTCCCCCGCAGGAACGCAGAGAACTCGGCCGGCGCATCAACGAAATCAAAAAACGGGCGGAAGAGCGTCTGGCGTCCTTCGAGGCCGATCTGCATAAGCCAGGGGCCACTGGATCGCAAACAAGCATTGACCTCACGCTTCCAGGGCGATTCCCGGCACCTCCGGGTTCTGTTCATCCGCTGACGCACACGCTGAACGAAATCGCGCGCGTCTTTGAAGGATTCGGGTTTTCGATCGCCACCGGACCCGAAATCGAAACGGAATGGCATAACTTCACGGCACTGAATTTCCCGTCGAACCACCCCGCGCGGGACATGCAGGATACCTTCTACCTGGAGCCGGACCGGGTTCTGCTGCGCACGCACACATCGCCCGTGCAAATACGCACCCTGCTGACCGGACAACCACCCGTGCGCGTCATCGTGCCTGGACGGGTGTACCGTAACGAGGCCGTTTCCTACAAATCGTACTGCCTGTTCCATCAGGTAGAAGGGCTGTACGTGGATGAAGGAGTCACCTTTGCCGACCTGAAGCAGGTGCTGCGCCTGTTTGTCCAAGCACTTTTCGGCGCCGATGCCCGGATGCGCTTCCGCCCCAGTTTCTTCCCGTTCACCGAGCCCAGTGCCGAGGTGGACATCTGGTGGGCCGACGAAGCCTCGCCGGAGAATGGGCGCTGGCTTGAAATCCTCGGATGCGGCATGGTGGACCCCAATGTATTCGATGCCGTCGATCTGGACCCGGAACGATGGACCGGGTATGCATTCGGGATGGGCATCGAGCGTATTGCCATGCTGCGGTATGGAATCCGCGACATCCGCAGGTTCTATGAAAACGACATCCGCTTCCTGGAACAGTTTTAA
- a CDS encoding phenylalanine--tRNA ligase subunit beta — protein MNISYNWLREYAPVQESPEELADILTMGGLEVESIDETGLSMDGVIIGRVERVRPHPNANRLSCCEVDLGGPEPARIVCGASNVAEGQLVPVATPGATLMLPDREDPDKHTPVAIRKTKLRGEPSEGMICAEDELGLSNNHDEIMVLTGAAGAEPRIGQPFSEYLEALGIAYRDAVLDISVTPNRPDATSHLGVARDAAALTNIPLRLPEAPAPEPGGEAADLVTVDIQAPEACPRYVAMIVRDVTVRESPAWLQAKLKAIGLRPHNHIVDVTNYLLHDVGQPLHAFDLDAIAGKHIRVHLTHEPTPFTTLDDKEHTIPPGAIMIADAERDVAIGGVMGGQNSEVRETTRNVLIESAFFDPSHVRRAAKTLGIQSDASWRFERGVDPTGQVRAAARAAALIAELGGGTVVPGMVDAHPAPSPLRHITVRAERIDRLLGVHIPLETTERLLQSIGFDIKREGKAGAFRLRCTVPPFRPDIEREVDVIEEIVRLYGYDNIPEAAQTASFSSGALHESPERRLRRTVRTLLACTGHREIYTNSMLRSETAEQFARSGGGAPDSVVRTLNPISSEMAALRPSLLPGALQVVAFNRNHGQRSMRFFEFGHVFRRTDGQDEHETVVENYAEYESFLLTLSGQATDTGWNTSARAFDLFDAKGTMEMLLQHVRLPDVRMAPIHTPAPGTSCGLDIFSGDTRIGSILEMATDLSGGNTPEEIVYTAELNWTEVVRLATPFLASTYRPVARHPAVDRDIALVVGHEEPAGTILQTIRRAGGRLLQQVRLFDLYEGEHVDPGKKSVAFALRFGANRTLTDREVNKRMARIVHALEKEHGASLRS, from the coding sequence ATGAACATCTCGTACAATTGGTTACGGGAATACGCACCCGTCCAGGAAAGCCCGGAGGAGCTTGCAGATATCCTCACGATGGGCGGTCTGGAAGTAGAAAGCATTGACGAGACCGGCTTGTCGATGGATGGGGTGATCATAGGACGCGTGGAGCGCGTACGACCCCATCCGAATGCCAATCGCCTCTCCTGTTGCGAGGTCGATCTGGGCGGCCCGGAGCCCGCCCGCATCGTGTGCGGCGCATCGAATGTCGCCGAGGGGCAACTTGTACCCGTAGCTACGCCGGGCGCAACGCTCATGCTGCCCGACCGGGAAGACCCCGATAAACACACCCCTGTCGCCATCCGCAAGACAAAACTTCGGGGGGAGCCTTCGGAAGGCATGATCTGCGCGGAAGACGAACTGGGGCTTTCCAATAACCATGACGAAATCATGGTGCTGACAGGCGCGGCCGGCGCCGAGCCCCGCATCGGACAACCTTTTTCGGAATACCTCGAGGCCCTTGGCATCGCATACCGGGACGCCGTGCTGGACATCAGCGTCACGCCCAACCGCCCGGATGCAACCAGCCATCTGGGCGTAGCCCGCGATGCGGCGGCGCTCACGAATATCCCGCTTCGCCTCCCCGAGGCGCCCGCACCGGAACCCGGCGGCGAAGCAGCCGACCTCGTTACTGTCGACATACAGGCGCCCGAGGCGTGTCCGCGGTATGTGGCGATGATCGTGCGTGACGTAACCGTCCGCGAATCTCCCGCCTGGCTCCAGGCAAAGTTGAAAGCGATCGGATTGCGGCCCCACAACCACATCGTGGACGTCACGAACTACCTTCTCCATGATGTGGGGCAACCGCTGCACGCTTTTGATCTCGACGCCATTGCGGGGAAGCACATTCGCGTACACCTCACGCACGAGCCCACACCCTTTACCACCCTCGACGATAAGGAGCACACCATCCCTCCCGGCGCCATCATGATTGCAGACGCCGAACGCGACGTAGCCATCGGCGGGGTGATGGGCGGGCAAAATTCGGAGGTCCGCGAAACCACAAGGAACGTACTCATCGAGTCCGCCTTCTTCGACCCCTCGCATGTCCGCAGGGCCGCGAAGACGCTTGGCATCCAGAGCGATGCCTCCTGGCGCTTCGAGCGGGGCGTCGATCCCACCGGACAGGTACGCGCTGCTGCCCGGGCCGCCGCTCTGATAGCAGAACTGGGCGGTGGAACCGTCGTCCCCGGTATGGTGGACGCACATCCGGCGCCTTCTCCGCTCAGGCATATCACCGTGCGCGCAGAGCGGATAGACCGCTTGCTTGGCGTGCATATCCCCCTCGAAACCACTGAACGCCTGCTGCAAAGCATCGGATTCGACATAAAGCGGGAAGGAAAGGCAGGGGCATTCCGACTTCGCTGCACCGTTCCTCCTTTCCGGCCCGATATCGAGCGCGAAGTAGATGTCATCGAGGAGATTGTACGTCTCTACGGGTATGACAACATACCTGAGGCAGCCCAGACGGCCTCCTTCTCGAGTGGAGCATTGCACGAAAGCCCCGAAAGACGGCTGCGGCGGACAGTCCGCACCCTGCTTGCCTGTACCGGACACCGGGAAATCTACACGAACAGCATGCTGCGGTCGGAAACGGCCGAGCAGTTTGCAAGATCAGGTGGAGGCGCACCCGACAGTGTCGTCAGGACCCTCAACCCGATCTCCAGTGAAATGGCGGCTTTGCGCCCCAGCCTGTTGCCCGGCGCCCTGCAGGTCGTTGCATTTAACCGCAATCATGGACAGCGCTCGATGCGGTTTTTCGAATTCGGTCATGTGTTCCGGCGTACAGACGGTCAGGATGAGCACGAAACCGTCGTCGAAAACTATGCGGAGTATGAATCCTTCCTGCTGACGTTGTCGGGCCAGGCCACGGACACCGGTTGGAATACGTCCGCCCGGGCTTTCGACCTGTTCGATGCGAAGGGAACGATGGAGATGCTGCTCCAGCATGTGCGGCTGCCCGATGTCCGTATGGCGCCCATCCATACCCCCGCACCGGGCACATCCTGCGGGCTTGACATCTTCTCAGGCGATACCCGCATTGGAAGCATCCTGGAGATGGCTACGGACCTTTCCGGTGGGAACACCCCGGAAGAAATCGTCTATACGGCGGAATTGAATTGGACCGAAGTGGTGCGGCTGGCAACACCGTTCCTTGCCAGCACGTATCGACCTGTAGCACGCCATCCCGCAGTGGACCGCGACATTGCTTTGGTCGTGGGCCATGAGGAACCGGCGGGAACTATATTACAAACGATCCGACGCGCCGGCGGGCGCCTGTTGCAACAGGTGCGTCTCTTTGACCTCTATGAAGGCGAACATGTAGACCCGGGCAAAAAAAGTGTGGCCTTTGCCTTGCGCTTCGGCGCCAATCGCACACTCACAGATCGGGAAGTGAACAAAAGGATGGCTCGTATCGTCCACGCGCTGGAAAAAGAACACGGCGCTTCTTTGCGAAGTTAA
- a CDS encoding cell division protein ZapA, with amino-acid sequence MPHKPIPIVPQSIRVRILNRDYSLQVERQDEQRVRSIARYVDTKIRQFQRDHPDQADITGPVIVALGIAEELFAEREKKTDAETDLHADIGQLIASLDAVLGDGESSPSGE; translated from the coding sequence ATCCCGCATAAACCGATACCCATCGTGCCCCAGTCCATCCGCGTCCGCATTCTTAACCGCGACTATTCCTTGCAGGTAGAGAGGCAGGACGAGCAACGCGTACGCAGCATTGCACGATACGTCGATACGAAGATCAGGCAGTTCCAGCGGGATCATCCCGATCAGGCGGACATAACGGGCCCGGTTATCGTGGCGCTGGGCATTGCCGAGGAACTCTTTGCAGAACGCGAGAAAAAGACCGACGCAGAAACCGACCTGCATGCGGATATCGGACAACTCATTGCCTCCCTGGACGCCGTGCTGGGGGACGGTGAATCCTCGCCTTCCGGGGAATAA
- the ubiE gene encoding bifunctional demethylmenaquinone methyltransferase/2-methoxy-6-polyprenyl-1,4-benzoquinol methylase UbiE: protein MFDDVAPRYDLLNRLLSFGIDRMWRRAAIRLLRAEAPARILDIATGTADLAIAAAALGPERIVGVDLSEQMLARGRIKVQRLGLGGTITLERGDAARLSFPDASFDAVLVGFGVRNFEHLQDGIREMRRVLRPGGVLVILEFSRPGVLLIRKLYEVYSDVVLPFVGRLLSGNSGAYKYLPASVKVFPSGERFLDELRQAGYVDLLCKPLTFGVVSLYRGRNPGD from the coding sequence ATGTTCGACGATGTGGCGCCCCGGTACGACCTGCTCAATCGCCTGCTGAGTTTCGGGATCGACCGCATGTGGCGCCGTGCGGCGATCCGCCTGCTGCGCGCGGAAGCGCCAGCCCGGATTCTGGACATAGCGACCGGCACCGCCGATCTGGCTATTGCCGCTGCCGCGCTTGGTCCGGAGCGGATCGTAGGCGTTGATCTTTCCGAGCAGATGCTGGCGCGTGGCCGGATAAAGGTTCAGCGTCTGGGTCTTGGTGGGACCATCACGCTGGAGCGTGGGGATGCGGCTCGTTTGTCATTCCCGGATGCCTCATTCGATGCGGTCCTGGTAGGGTTTGGCGTACGAAATTTCGAGCACCTTCAGGACGGTATCCGGGAGATGCGGCGCGTGCTCCGTCCAGGAGGGGTGCTGGTGATCCTTGAGTTCAGTCGGCCCGGCGTATTGTTGATCCGGAAGTTGTACGAGGTCTACTCGGATGTCGTATTGCCCTTTGTCGGTCGTCTTCTGTCGGGCAATTCGGGAGCCTATAAGTATCTGCCGGCTTCTGTGAAGGTGTTTCCGTCGGGAGAGCGCTTTCTGGACGAGTTGCGGCAGGCCGGATATGTAGATCTCTTGTGCAAGCCGCTGACGTTCGGGGTGGTTTCGCTGTACAGGGGACGCAACCCGGGCGATTGA
- a CDS encoding NAD-dependent epimerase/dehydratase family protein: protein MSMTLVTGATGFVGAVLTRRLVLDGVPVRVFRRAGSKLDLLGETAQKVEHALGDITDDLALQKAMQGVEYVYHVAGNIGFGSSRVRNRLMSVNVDGTAAVVNAALAGGVRRLVHASSVAALGRSNRPDDVLDENAQWQRSKSNSTYGYSKYLAELEVKRGIAEGLDAVMVNPSLIFGLGRKGENTRRIVDQIRRKRIVMFPAGVTSVVDVLDVADGMVRAMQYGEAGERFVLAAHNLSWEELFRQLAQACGAAPPTIRLAPAAAILVAYSSEAVAFLTRTEPLLPRANARFMSAVNRYDNTFACEKLGWRPRPFEETVRRIADAL from the coding sequence CCGACGCGCCGGCTCAAAACTCGATTTGCTCGGCGAGACGGCGCAGAAGGTCGAGCACGCCCTTGGGGATATCACAGACGATCTGGCGCTCCAAAAGGCCATGCAGGGTGTGGAGTACGTCTATCATGTGGCCGGAAATATCGGTTTCGGGTCTTCTCGTGTGCGGAATCGGCTCATGTCTGTCAATGTGGATGGAACCGCAGCGGTCGTCAATGCGGCGCTCGCCGGGGGCGTACGCCGCCTTGTTCATGCTTCGTCCGTGGCGGCTCTCGGTCGCTCCAACCGCCCCGACGACGTCCTGGACGAGAACGCGCAATGGCAACGGTCAAAATCAAACAGCACCTACGGCTACTCGAAGTACCTTGCGGAACTGGAGGTGAAACGAGGTATTGCGGAAGGTCTGGATGCGGTGATGGTCAATCCCTCCCTTATTTTTGGCCTGGGTCGTAAAGGGGAGAACACCCGACGTATCGTGGATCAGATTCGCCGCAAGCGGATAGTTATGTTTCCGGCAGGGGTTACGAGTGTCGTCGATGTACTGGATGTGGCGGACGGCATGGTGCGGGCCATGCAGTACGGTGAAGCCGGTGAACGGTTTGTGCTGGCGGCGCATAACCTGTCCTGGGAAGAACTTTTCCGTCAACTGGCCCAGGCATGCGGCGCAGCGCCCCCGACCATCCGTCTGGCGCCGGCAGCCGCTATACTCGTCGCATATTCTTCGGAAGCAGTCGCTTTTCTGACACGTACGGAACCCCTTCTTCCCCGCGCCAATGCCCGGTTCATGTCCGCAGTGAACCGGTACGACAACACGTTTGCCTGTGAAAAACTGGGGTGGCGCCCCCGGCCCTTTGAGGAAACGGTGCGGCGCATCGCCGATGCCCTGTGA